The DNA sequence GTCGGCCATGTCCCAGGCGCGGGCGGTCCCCCAGCTCAGCAGATGCCCACCGATACCGCGGCCCCGGAAGGCCGGCACCAGCCCGAAGTAGGCGATCTCCACCACGCCCTCGTCCTGGCCCTCCAGCTCGATGTACCCGGCCGGGGTGCCGCGCTCGTACGCCACCCAGGTCTCCACACCGGGCCGGTGCAGATACCCCTCCCACGCCGCACGCGACCACACCAGCCGGTCGGTCCACGCCACGTCCGAGCCCACCGCCGTGTAGAGGAAGTGGCTGAACTCGGGGCTCGGCACCTCGGCCCGGACGATCCGCACCTCCGCCGCGGCGGGCGGCTCCTGCGCGGGGCTGAGATCCGAGGCGGCGGTCTGCTCCAGGTGCCAGGTGGTCACGGTGATGCTCATGGTGGACAGATAACCATGGACGCCGTTGACTCGCCGTTGACGGGTATCGACGCGGGGGGTGTTGCGGACGTGGCGGACGTGGGGGACGTGGCGAAGTTCGCGGAGCTGTTGCGCGAGCTCAAGGGGAGGACGGACCGCAGCTACGCGGCGCTGGCCGCCCGCAGCGGGGTGAGCGGCTCGGCCCTGCACCGCTACTGCTCGGGGGCGAGCGTGCCCGGCGACTACGAGGTGATCGCGCGGTTCGGCAAGGTGTGCGGGGCCGGCCGCGAGGAACTGCTGGAGCTGCACCGGCGCTGGGTCCTGGCCGACGCCGAGCGCAAACGGGCCGTCTCCCGCGCATCGACCGTCGTCTCCCGCGCCCCGGCCGCCGCCGTATCGGCCACCCCCGCCGTCTCACGGGCCGAGACGGACGGTGAGCCGGATACCGAGCCGGGGGTCGAGCCGGAGCCGGGGCCGGGCGGCGGGGCGGAACCGGAGCCGGTACCGGGGGCGGAGGCCGGGGCGGCCGCGCGGCCGCCGGCGCGGCGTCGGCCGCTGATCGCCGGGCTCCTCCTGACCGCGCTCACCGCCGCCGCGACGGCGGCCGTCCTGTTAGGGGACGCGCTGGGACTTGGGGGCGGCTCGGGCGGGTCCTCGGACGGCCGGCTGCTGCTGTCCTCCCGCTGTCCGGTCGTGGTGAGCATGGGGCAGTCGGACGCGTGTGTGCACGAGCTCCAGTCGCTGCTGGCCCGCGCCGGCGGCGAGCTCGACGTCGACGGGGCCTTCGGGCCGGTCACCCAGATGCGGGTCGTGGTGTTCCAGCTCCGCAGCGGGCTGACGCCGAACGGATCGGTGGACGAGCGGACGAAACGGGCGCTCTACGAGACCGAGGGCAAGCCGCTCGACACCTGGACGCCCGAGCGGGTCGCCCGGCGCATCCGCGAGGTCTTCACCGAGGACCCCGAACGCGCGGTCGGCATCGCCGACTGCGCCTCGTACCTCGACCCCCTCTACACCCTGCCCAACACCAACGCCACCCGGAACTGGGGCGTCTTCCAGCTGTACGACGGCACGCTGCGCACGCTCGACGGCACCCGTGAGCAGGCGCTGGACCCGGACTGGAACATCCGGGCGGCCCATCGGCTGTGGGCGCGAACCCATGACTTCAGCGCCTGGAAGTCCTGCGACCGCGCCTATCGCGCCGGAACGAAGGGGGCCGAGGGGACCAAGGGGGCCGAGGGGGCTAAGAGGCGCTGATCGTGGCTCGTCACGCTGCCGCCATCCCACCCGGCATCCCAGCGCCCGCCGTCCCCGCAGGTCGGGGGCGTGTTCCAATCCCGCTGTCCCCATTTCCCCGATGGACGGTCCACTCGACCTGAAGGGCTGGGATCGTGTTGCCGCCGTCCTCGACGGCCCACGGAACGGCAGACGGAGGAGACGAACACGACCATGGCTGTGACCAGCACCCGGACCAGACTCGGCGCGCTGCTCGGCGGCGCGGTCCTCGCGACCACCGGCGTTTTCACCGCCCACGGCGCGGTGGCCGCACCCAGCGTCCCCACGGCCGCCGACGCCCCTTCCGCCGTCGCGGTGACCAAGCTCAGCCACTCCGACGCGGCGAACCGGCTGCGCGCCGCCGGGATCTCCTGGACCTCCAGTGGGGGCTGCTCGGACCGCAACACCCCCACGTGCACCTCGTTCGAGCAGATCAACCTGACCACCGTGCAGGGTGCCATCACCCTGAAGCAGGCCAGCGGCTGCGCGCTCACCATCACCGGCGGCACGGAGACCGGGCACGCCTCCGGTACGTACAGCCACTGGAACGGCTACAAGCTCGACTTCAGCCCCACCAGTTGCCTCAGCAACTACATCACCGGCACCTTCAGCAACATCGGCCCGCGCCCCGGTGACGGCGCCCAGCAGTACAAGTCCGGCTCGGGCAACATCTACGCGCGCGAGAGCAACCACTGGGACGTGACCTACTACAACTGCGGAGGCTGCTGACCTCCGGCCGGCGCACCGCTGCAACGCGGCGCAACCTTTGCGCATGGCGGTATCCGGCTCGGACAGTGGGCCCGGCGGGCGGAGGGTGGTGCCGAGTCGGCGCGGCATCCCCTCCGCCGACGCCTTTTGCGGCGGTTCGGCCTGGTCACCGGGTGAGCGAGGGGGAGAACCCCCGATACGGTGAGAAGGTGCAGCCAGCAGATGAAACACCGAAGCCGCCCGGCCGGCTCCGCAAGGCCCGCGCCCTGTACCGCAACGTGTCCAAGCGCAGGATGGCCTGGCTGCTGCTGAAGGACACCGTCAACTCCTGTATGGAGTACCGGGTCACCGGGCTCGCCGCCGAGGCGGCCTTCTTCACCCTGCTGTCGCTGCCGCCACTGCTGCTCGCCCTGATCGGACTGCTCGGCTACTTCGACGCGTGGACGAGCACCGACACGGTGGCCACCATCCGGCAGAACATCCTCGACGCCTCCGCGACCGTGCTGTCCGACCGGGGCGTGCGGGAGATCGCCCGGCCGCTGCTGGACGATGTCATCGAGGGCGGCCGCCCCGATGTCATCTCGCTCGGCTTCGCCATCGCCCTGTGGTCCGGTTCGCGCGCGGTGAACGTGTTCGTGGACACCATCACCATCATGTACGGACTGGAGGGGCGGCGCGGGATCGTCAGGACCCGGCTGCTGTCGTTCCTGCTCTATCTGGTGGCGCTCGTGGCCGGGGCGGTGGCGCTGCCGCTGATGGTCATAGGGCCGGAGGCGGTGGTGAACCTGCTGCCGTCCAGCGGCGATCTCGTACCGGCCCTGTACTGGCCGGTGGTGCTGGTGTTGTCCGTCGCCTTCCTCACCACGCTCTACCACGTGTCCGTGCCGGTGCGCTCGCCGTGGCGCGAGGACATCCCCGGGGCACTGGTGGCCCTCGCGATGTGGGTGCTGGGCAGTTTCCTGCTGCGGATCTACCTGATCCATACGGTCGAGGGCCCGACGATCTACGGCTCGCTGGCCGCACCCGTCGCGGTGCTGCTGTGGATCGGGGTGTCCGCCTTCGCGGTGCTGGTCGGGGCGGCGGTCAACGCCGCGATCGACCGGGTCTGGCCGTCGGTGGCCACGGCCGCCGGGCGCGCGGAGGCCGTCGCCCGCGCCCGGGAGGAGGGGGCCCGGCTGCGGGCGAGGGATCAGCGCACGGCGGACGACGGCGCGGCGGAGATCACCCCGCCGTCGGAGTTCCCCGAGCGCTGGGCCCAGTTCCTGCCGCACGCGGACGTACGCTCCCGGCTGCACACCAAGCGCGAGACGGGGGAGAAGTCCACCGAGGCGTCCACCGGGGCGTCCGCCGGTAAGCCCTCGGGTAAGGCGTCCGGGCCGTCCGGGGAGCCCCGGACACCCCGGCAGGCACCGAGGCGCCCGGAGGTGCGGTCCGCGGCGGACGGCGCGGACGACACTCCCGCCACGGACACCCGCGCCACGGACACCCGCCGCACGGACCCCCGCGCCGCGGGCGGCACCGTGGCGGATGACGACCACTCGGTGCGCTGACCCCGAGGTCCCGTTCCGCGACGAGGCCCGTACGCGCGCCCGGGGGGGGAGGGTGCTGACGCGCTTCTCGTACTCGCGGCGGGCCTTGCGCTGGGCCGGGACCTGGCGTTGGTCGCGGCTCTGCCACACCCCGCATCCCGGCGGGAAACCTTCGGAGAACGCCCGTTCTTCGAAGATCGCCCACGGGCCGTGAGGCGGAGTGACCGGGATGCGTGGTGGGGTGCCTCAGCGCGCTCGCTCGTACTCCCGCGTGATGAAGGAGACGGCGTTGTCGAGGGCCTCGTCGGACTCGGCCATGTGGCCGGCCAGCAGGTGCCAGACGTGGAACATGTGGGGCCATACCTCAAGGGTGGTGCGGACGCGTTGTTCTGCGAGCCGTCCGGCGAGCGTGATGCCGCTGCTGAGCATCACTTCGTTCTCACCCATCTGGATCAAGGTCGGAGCCAGGCCGCGCACATCGGCGAAGACGGGCGAGGCGTCCGGATCGGTCGGCAGCGCGTTGCCCAGGAACGCGCGAGCGAGCTTCTCCAGGAATTCTCCGCTGGTCAATGGGTCGAGGCCGTTGCGGCTCTGGACCGAGGAGCCGGAGTGCGTCAGGTCGGCCCAGGGTGAGAGGGAGACGCCCGCCACGGGCAACGGCATGCCCGCGTCGCGTGCCTTGCGCATGACCGTGATCACCATCGCGCCCCCGGCGGAGTCACCCGAGATCGCGATCTTCTCAGGAGCGGTCCCCGCCGCGAGGAGCGCCCGGTAGGCGGTGAACACGTCGTCGATGGGGGTGGGGAAAGGATGCTCGGGTGCCTGGCGGTAGTCGGGCACAAATACCCGTGCCCGCAGGCGTTTGGCGTAGTGGCCGGTCAGTCCGACATAGGCCTCGACCGCCCCGTGTACGTAGCCTCCGCCGTGGATGTAGAGCAGTGTCCGGTCATCGGTCACTTCCTCCGGCACCACCAGCATGGCCGGCACGCCATCGAGCTCGGTCCTCTCGAAGGTCACGCCGTGCGGTGCCGGGAGGGCGGCGGCGAGTTCCTTGCCGTAGTTGTCCCGCACTTCCGCCCAGCTGAGGTCGCCTTCCCCCGCAAGCGCAGGAGCGATGCCGCCGGCCGCTTGCATCCAGCGTTCCAGCAGTGCTGCGGCCTCTGGTGTCAAGTTCATGGTGTTCATGTCTTTCGTCGATGCCACTGATTGCGCGGCCCCGGTGTGCCACACGGACGAGGTACATGCCCTGTGGGGGCACGCCGCCGAGACGGTTCCGGTGGACCTCGCCAACGTCGTCAGCGTCCACCCCTGACACTGATGTCAAGGTCAAACGGTGCAGGTCACAGCCTTCTGGAGGCTGCCTTGCCCTAAGATCGAGGGCATGCGCATCGGCGAGGCGGCGCAGCGCACGGGAACGACTCCGCGGCTGCTGCGGTACTACGAACAGCAGGGTCTGATCACGCCCGGTCGCTCCGAAAACGGCTACCGGGAGTACGACGAAAATGTCCTGGGGCGGATTGTGCAGATCCGAGACCTTCTGCAGGCCGGTCTGCCGACCCGCCTGATCCAGCGGGTCCTGCCGTGCATCTCCACCCCGCGCAGCACCATCCGCTTCTCCGGTCTGACACCGGAGATGGTCGCGCTCCTGGAAGCCGAGCAGGCCAGCCTCACGGCACGCATCGACTGTCTGACCCGCAACAGGGACGCGATAGCCGACTATCTCGCGGCCCTGCGCGAGACCAACGGGCAGCAGGAACACGCACCGGGCCGCACGGCGGATGACAGCGCTTGAACCCGCCGTGACCTGCACCGCTTGACCTTCACACCGGTGTCAGCCTCGGACACTGACGGCGTCGGCCATACATACCGGAGCCGTCTCGGCGGCGTACCCCCACGGGCATGAGTCTCGCCCGGGTGGCACACCGGGGCCGCCTGGCCAGCAACATCGACGAAGGACAGCGCGCCATGATCACAATCCACGGTACGTCCGAGCCCCGCTTCGCGGGCCTACGGGAGTCACTGCGGCAGAACATCGCATCCGGTGAGGAAATCGGCGCCTCGCTGGTCGTGGACATCGACGGTGAGCGCGTTGTGGACCTGTGGGGCGGGCACCGCGACGTCGCCCGCACCGCCGCCTGGGAGGAGGACACCCTCACCAACGTGTGGTCGATCACGAAGACCGTCACCAGTCTCGCTGCGCTCATGCTGGTGGACCGGGGCGAACTCGACGTGTACGCGCCAGTGGCCCGGTACTGGCCCGAGTTCGCCGCAGGCGGCAAGCGGGACGTCGAAGTCCGTCATCTGCTCTCCCACACCTCCGGTGTCTCCGGGCTCGAGCAGCCGGCGACCGTGGAGGACCTGTACGACACGCGCGGGGCGGCGGCCCGGATGGCCGCGCAAACCCCGTGGTGGAAGCCGGGCACAGCCTCCGGCTACCACGTGATGAACTACGGGCACCTCATCGGGGAACTCGTGCACAGGATCACCGGCCGGTCCCTGCGGCAGTTCGTCGCCGAGGAGATCGCCCGCCCGCTGGGAGCGGACTTCCAGATAGGCGTAACCGAAGCGGACTGGACGCGTGTCGCGGACATCGTGCCGCCGCCCCCGCTGCCATTCGATCCGGCGGCCCTCGGGACAGCCGGTCCCGCCTACAAGACCCTGATCGG is a window from the Streptomyces luomodiensis genome containing:
- a CDS encoding serine hydrolase domain-containing protein, producing the protein MITIHGTSEPRFAGLRESLRQNIASGEEIGASLVVDIDGERVVDLWGGHRDVARTAAWEEDTLTNVWSITKTVTSLAALMLVDRGELDVYAPVARYWPEFAAGGKRDVEVRHLLSHTSGVSGLEQPATVEDLYDTRGAAARMAAQTPWWKPGTASGYHVMNYGHLIGELVHRITGRSLRQFVAEEIARPLGADFQIGVTEADWTRVADIVPPPPLPFDPAALGTAGPAYKTLIGPAVAAVTANTPAWRAADIGAANGHGNARSVARILSALACGGQVDGIRLLSEKTIDLIFDVQADGVDLVNGLPSRWGVGFALPKKDTLPWIPDGRIVFWGGWGGSMIIADLDRRMTISYVMNKMGPGILGSDRSAAYVRTVYDQLP
- a CDS encoding helix-turn-helix domain-containing protein, with the translated sequence MDAVDSPLTGIDAGGVADVADVGDVAKFAELLRELKGRTDRSYAALAARSGVSGSALHRYCSGASVPGDYEVIARFGKVCGAGREELLELHRRWVLADAERKRAVSRASTVVSRAPAAAVSATPAVSRAETDGEPDTEPGVEPEPGPGGGAEPEPVPGAEAGAAARPPARRRPLIAGLLLTALTAAATAAVLLGDALGLGGGSGGSSDGRLLLSSRCPVVVSMGQSDACVHELQSLLARAGGELDVDGAFGPVTQMRVVVFQLRSGLTPNGSVDERTKRALYETEGKPLDTWTPERVARRIREVFTEDPERAVGIADCASYLDPLYTLPNTNATRNWGVFQLYDGTLRTLDGTREQALDPDWNIRAAHRLWARTHDFSAWKSCDRAYRAGTKGAEGTKGAEGAKRR
- a CDS encoding GNAT family N-acetyltransferase, which produces MSITVTTWHLEQTAASDLSPAQEPPAAAEVRIVRAEVPSPEFSHFLYTAVGSDVAWTDRLVWSRAAWEGYLHRPGVETWVAYERGTPAGYIELEGQDEGVVEIAYFGLVPAFRGRGIGGHLLSWGTARAWDMADRWPDRVPTKRVWVHTCSKDGPYALDNYRRRGFRVFDVKTADEE
- a CDS encoding alpha/beta hydrolase; this encodes MNTMNLTPEAAALLERWMQAAGGIAPALAGEGDLSWAEVRDNYGKELAAALPAPHGVTFERTELDGVPAMLVVPEEVTDDRTLLYIHGGGYVHGAVEAYVGLTGHYAKRLRARVFVPDYRQAPEHPFPTPIDDVFTAYRALLAAGTAPEKIAISGDSAGGAMVITVMRKARDAGMPLPVAGVSLSPWADLTHSGSSVQSRNGLDPLTSGEFLEKLARAFLGNALPTDPDASPVFADVRGLAPTLIQMGENEVMLSSGITLAGRLAEQRVRTTLEVWPHMFHVWHLLAGHMAESDEALDNAVSFITREYERAR
- a CDS encoding MerR family transcriptional regulator, yielding MRIGEAAQRTGTTPRLLRYYEQQGLITPGRSENGYREYDENVLGRIVQIRDLLQAGLPTRLIQRVLPCISTPRSTIRFSGLTPEMVALLEAEQASLTARIDCLTRNRDAIADYLAALRETNGQQEHAPGRTADDSA
- a CDS encoding YihY/virulence factor BrkB family protein, which codes for MQPADETPKPPGRLRKARALYRNVSKRRMAWLLLKDTVNSCMEYRVTGLAAEAAFFTLLSLPPLLLALIGLLGYFDAWTSTDTVATIRQNILDASATVLSDRGVREIARPLLDDVIEGGRPDVISLGFAIALWSGSRAVNVFVDTITIMYGLEGRRGIVRTRLLSFLLYLVALVAGAVALPLMVIGPEAVVNLLPSSGDLVPALYWPVVLVLSVAFLTTLYHVSVPVRSPWREDIPGALVALAMWVLGSFLLRIYLIHTVEGPTIYGSLAAPVAVLLWIGVSAFAVLVGAAVNAAIDRVWPSVATAAGRAEAVARAREEGARLRARDQRTADDGAAEITPPSEFPERWAQFLPHADVRSRLHTKRETGEKSTEASTGASAGKPSGKASGPSGEPRTPRQAPRRPEVRSAADGADDTPATDTRATDTRRTDPRAAGGTVADDDHSVR